AAAGTGACCATTGCTGGTGTGCTCACTAAAAATACATGCAATGCCCGAGACCAATCTATAGATCGTTCATGCATTGGGACTACAGGCTGGTTGGGTAATTTGGCTCGGAACCAAAAACTAATCGCTATATTGATAGTTCCTAAAAACAAAGGGATCCGCCAACCTATAGTTTGCATCATTTCATGGGTTAAAATATTTTCTAATGTGAATACTAGACCTAATGAAACAACGACCCCTAATAATGAGCTTCCACCCGATAGAGAAGATAACCGAGAACGCTCATTATCTGGGGTATCATTGATTAAATAGGTAATTAATGATGGATATTCGCCTGCATAGCTAAATGAAAGTGCCATTTGGATGAACAAGATAGTTATTGGAGTATAAGAACCAAGCCATTGAATAGGTAATAATGCCATGCAAAGTGTTGCTGTTCCTGTTATTAGGCTTGTCAGGATCAATGCTGGTTTTTTTCCTACTTTATCCGCATAGCGCCCTATCAAATATCCACCTATAGGACGAATTAAAAAACGTAAAGCAAAAATTCCCCATACCATTTCTGTGGCTTGTGAATACCCTAAACGCTCTAACTCTGCCGTTAAATACACGGATATCGCCGCAAATACGGCAATATCATAATATTCAAGCGCATTGCCTAAAGCCACACCAAATCGAAATTTCCATTTCATTTTTAATATCCTATATCCATAGATAAATATTGATTAAAAAATACTATTACAATTTGTAGTTAATATCTTTATTTATTAAATATCGTATATTATAAAATCTATTATTCTATACGCATCATTCTTCAAGTTTCAGGAATTTTCGTTAAAATATAAGGTACTAGGCTATACTCACAGAGTTTATCTATATTCTCCCGACTGTCCTCGCTTGTTGCCTATCTGAAATTTGTATTATTTAATAATATATCAGCCTTTAATATTTAAATTATATTTTATGTATTTAAACTTAATTTTTTTATCATGGCCG
This portion of the Providencia manganoxydans genome encodes:
- a CDS encoding MFS transporter; amino-acid sequence: MKWKFRFGVALGNALEYYDIAVFAAISVYLTAELERLGYSQATEMVWGIFALRFLIRPIGGYLIGRYADKVGKKPALILTSLITGTATLCMALLPIQWLGSYTPITILFIQMALSFSYAGEYPSLITYLINDTPDNERSRLSSLSGGSSLLGVVVSLGLVFTLENILTHEMMQTIGWRIPLFLGTINIAISFWFRAKLPNQPVVPMHERSIDWSRALHVFLVSTPAMVTFYVQNVSSSLIVEHLQLGDYKNIYGMISASLLLVTMIVCSYLTDKYSYSVRVFNVGIFSVIIFSIPLYFIMQSGVIELIIISQLIITVLFSMVWCNVADQMVRASGGQATTLGIGLNLNGVLVGGITPLIISYLVEFNLTYVGVFIALCCLTAMLSNVLQNKVMILKNQS